Below is a genomic region from Microbacterium sp. KUDC0406.
GCCCGCAGGGTGTCCTTGCGGTGGATGACGTAGACCTTCGAGGCGAAGCGCGTGAGGAAGGTCGCCTCCTCCATCGCCGAGTCGCCGCCGCCGACCACGGCGATCGTGCGCTCGCGGAAGAAGAAGCCGTCGCAGGTCGCGCACCAGGAGACGCCGTGACCGGAGAGCCGCTCCTCGCCCTCGATGCCCAGCTTGCGATAAGCGGAGCCGGTCGCATAGATCACCGAGGATGCCTCGTGCTCGGCGCCGCTGCCCAGGACGACCTTCTTGACCGGTCCGTCGAGCTCGAGGGCGACCACGTCGTCGTAGAGCACCTCGGTGCCGAACTTCTCGGCCTGCGCCTGCAGCTTGGCCATCAGCTCGGGGCCCTGAATGCCCTCCGGGAAGCCGGGGAAGTTCTCCACCTCAGTGGTGTTCATCAGCTCTCCGCCGACCTCGACCGAACTCGCGATGAGCAGCGGCTCGAGGTTCGCGCGCGCCGCGTAGATGGCGGCGGTGAACCCGGCGGGACCGGAGCCGATGATGATGACCTGACGCATGTGATCTCCCTTGTGACCGCGAACAGCGCAGTCGCCTATCAGAACCAATGGTAACCGCGCGACATTCCCGCCCCCGGCAGGCGACGAGGGTCAGCGCCCGGGCAGGAACCGCTTCACGATGCCGCCGGCGACCTGCAGCTCCGGTGCGCGCAGCAGAGCCAGTCCGGCGACGTACACGATCACGACCACGACGGCGATGATGCCCGACCCGATGACGCCCAGGATCTTGTCGGCTGTGGTCCATCCGCCGGCCCCGCCGAGCAGCAGGAACACTCCCCATCCGGCGGCGGCGGCGGGCACCGCCGCGAGGAGGAACCGGCCGAGCGCGGCCATCCAGCGTCCTGTTCCGAGCGTTCCCAGCCGACGGCGCAGCAGCACCGTGGCCACGATCGTCTGCGCGGTTCCGGCGAGCGACTGGCCCACCGCCACGGCTGCGGCCAGCAGGGTGATCGGCAGCACGCCGGATGCCGACATCCACCAGGCGACGGTGGCAGTGAGTGCGATCAGCACGCACTGCAGCAGCGTGAAGAAGAACGGCGTCCTGGTGTCGCCGTACGCGTAGAAGGTGCGCTGCACGATGAAGAGCACCGCCAGCGGCAGCAGACCCACGAGATAGCAGACGAGCACGACGGCAGCATCCACCGCATCCGACGACGAGTTCGTGAACACGCGGGATGCCGGCACCGCGGCGGCCACGACGGCCGCCAGCGCTCCGGTCAGGAAGAACCCCAGAGTGCGGATGCTGCGCGAGATGTCGGCACGCACCTCTTCGTCGCGACCGGCATGCGCGTGCTCGGACAGCTGGGTGAAGTACGGGGTGCCGATCGAGTGCACGATGATCGAGTACGGCAGCATGAAGATCAGCCAGGCGTTGTTCATCACCGTCACGGCAGCGCCCTCGCCGGAGGCCTCGTTGGCCACCCAGTTCTGGTAGAAGCCGGCGGCCATGCTGGAGAGCGCCATGAGCAGCGTCCAGCTGGCGACGCGTCCGACGTTGCCCAGTCCGACCCCGCGCCAGCGGAAGTCGACTCTGAGGGCGAGCCCGGTCTTCCGCCAGAACAGCAGCAGGATGGCCGCCTGCACGGCGATGCCGGCCGTCGCCGTGCCGCCGAGCCAGGCCACCATGTCGGGCGTCCAGTCGGAGAGGTTCACCAGGTTCTCGCCGAAGACGGCGCCGACAGCTAAGAAGCCGGCGATCGACACGATGTTGTTGGCCACCGGTGCCCAGGTGAACGGCCCGAAGATGCGGCGCGCGTTGAGCGTCTCGCCGACGAGGGCGTACAGACCGTAGAACAGGATCTGCGGCAGGCACCAGTACGCGAACGCGGTCGCGAGCGCGAGCTGTTCGACGTTGTCGGCGCGCACCTGCAGGGACACCAGCCAGGGTGCAGCGAGCATGGCGACGCCGGTCGCCCCCACCAGCACCACCGTGCCCAGCGTGAACAGCTTCGAGATGAAGGCGTTGCCGCCGTCGGACTGCGTGCTCGCCCGCACGATCTGCGGCACGATCACCGCGGTGAGCACACCCACCGAGATGAGGTTGAACACGCTGTTGGGCAGCTGGTTGGCGACGGCGAACGCGTCGGCCGCGGCGGACGCGTTCGATCCGATGACGCCGACGAGCACGATCGTGCGCACCAGCCCGGTGACGCGCGAGATCAGCGTCCCGGCCCCGAGGATGGCGCTGGCGCGGCCGAGACTGCTCACTCCGACTCCTTCTCGGATGCCGGTCCTGAGGCATCCGCGTCCGCGGCAGCCGCATCCGTGACATCCGTGTCATCCACGTCGTTCCGTGCGCGCCGGCGGCGCAGCACGGTGCGCAGGATGCCGATGCCGAGCAGCAGCGCGATGACGCCGCCGAGCACGCCGAGGCCGATGCCCTCCCAGTCGGCCCGGACGGTGACCGTGGCGGATGCCGGGGAGCCGATCGGCACCCCGGTCGGACTGGTCAGCCCGAATCGCACCTCGACCTCACCGCTGCCGACGCGGGCCTCGACCGGAACCGTGACCCGCGTGTTGCTGGCGGCGTCCGCGGCGACCGTGGTCCGCTCCTGCACGCTGAGACGCGGATCGGAGGGCTGCGTGTAGAGGGTGACGTTCACCGGCCAGGGCAGCTCGTTGCGGACCCACACCGGAAGAGGTGCGGCCGAGGTGAACAGCTGCACCGGCCGGGGGTCCTGGATGCCCACGGAGTCGAGCGTGTCGACCGTGTCGGAGCGGTGCTCGCTGACCCGCTGGGGAAGGCCTTGTCGCTGATCCCGACGCCGATGACGCGCAGAAGCCGGTTGCGCTCCGGGGCGAGCAGCAGGAGCGGCTGCTCGAGAATGGACGAGAAGGCCCGCAGACGCGTCTCATCGTCGAGCATCGACTGGAGCGAGGTCGCACGCCCCCCATCGGGCTGCGCGGTGCTCTGGACCGTGACGGCGGCCGCACCCCGCAGGCCGGCGAGTCCTGACGGCGACGTGGCGACGGCACCGAGCGCCGTCCGCAGGTCGTCGGCGGTGCGCTTCTCGGACCTGTCCAGCCCGATCAGGAGGGGACGGCCGGGTGCGGCGGCCGCGGCGAAGAACAGGTGGCCGGCCGCGGCGGCGATCTGCCCGTCGCGGGCGGTGGGATCGGCCGCCACCACTGCGGCGGAGAGCCGCCGTGAGACATCGTCGTCGGTGACCAGCACAGCGTGTCCGCCGGTGGTCGCGCGGGCTCCCGATGCGCCCTTGAGCGCGCTGGCGGGCAGCACCGTGGTCACGTCGTCGCCGAGGTATCGGCTGAAAGTGGCGAGGTCGTCGCCGGTCACGTCGCTCCGCGGCCAGAGGATGCCCGGTGCCGCGCGACGCATATCGGTGAGAGTCGAGTTGTCGGGCAGAGTCGGTGCGGCCTGCGCCGATGTCGGCGTGGGGGTCGGCGTCGGCTCGGCCGTGGCGAAGTCCGCGGTCCGGATCAGGCCGGTCAGGTCAGCGGGTGCGAGCAGGGCGCTCAGATCGGCGTGCGCCTGCGTTGCGGCATCCGCATCGCCGAACTGCAGCGCGAACCGGTCGTTCGGCAGAGCCTCGAAGCGGGTGAGCCAGTCCGTTGCGCTCGCCGGCGCCGACGACCCGAGCACGCGGATCGCGGCCGGGATCGACGGATCGACCGCGAGGATCGCGCCCGTGCCGGCCACTCCGTCGAGTTGAGCGGTGAGGGCGCCCTCGGGTGCGGTGAGGTCGGCGAGCTCGTCCGCGGTGAGCAGGCTGCCGTTCTTCGGCGTGGCCGTGATCGGCACGAGTACGCTCACATCGGCGGGCTTCGCCGTCTGGATGACGACGACCGACCCGGAGGACAGGTCCCACGCGGTCGGATCATCGCCGGAGCCGGTCGTGCCGCTGAACGTCGCTCGCAGCGGATACACTCCCGGCGCGAGCCCGGTGAGCATCGTCGCCGGCACCAGGACGCTCGTGACGTCGGTCTCGCCCGCGGGCACCGGATCGGCGGGCTGGCTGGCGATCGTCTCGAACAGTCCCGTCGCCGTACCGTCGTCGAGCCATGAGTCCAGCGTCGTGCCGTCGGTCAGGGCCGTGCGGTCGATGGCGAGCGTCAGCATGCCGTCGGCGAGGGTGTCGTCGGTGTCGTTGTGCACCGCCACATCGGCGGTGAGTGGCGCCTCGGGAAGGATCGCGCCGGACGGAGCGACCTCCAGCGTGACGGTCGGTTCGGGCTCGTCCGCCGCCGCCGACGCGGGGGCCGCGGCAGGGAAGGTCAGCAGGGATGCGACGATCGCGACCGCACCGAGTCGCCCGATCAGCCGCCGTGCGCGCGCGCGGAGGCCGGGAGTGGGGAGGTCGCGGTCATAGGATCTTTCTCGAACGCCGCCGGGCGCCCGTGAGTGTGCTGCCCCGATTCTAGGGCGGCCCGATTCGGGAACACTGAAGGCGCGTAGAGTGACGGCCGTGCATCTCGCTCCTCGCCCCGATCCGCAGCTCGCCCGCGCGCTCGCCGCCGACCTGGATGCGGCCGACTTCCGCTCCGACCCGCTGCGGCTGCTGTGGGGCTCCGAGGCCGATGACGCACTCGCCCGCGGACTGCGTGAGCCGATCCTGCGTGCGCTCGGCGACACGGATACGCCGCTGGCGACGCTCGGCCGCCTGTTCGTGCTCGGGATGCCGCAGCCGGCGGTCGCCGTGGAGCGGGCGCTGCCGCGGCTGGGCCTCTCAGGGCTGGCCTCACTCGTGCTGGCGGTCGTCGACTTCGACGAGGTTCGCCCGAAGGCGCTGCTGCGACCGCAGCCCTTCGTCGACACCGATGGAGTGGGTGAATGGTGGATCGCGAGCGACCTCGACGAGGTGGCGCTCGGCTCCGCGCTGCCGGCCGATCACGTGCTGGGGGTGGGTGGCGCGTCGCGAACTCTCGCCGAGCTCGTCATCCCGGCACAGGTCGAGCGGGCCCTCGATCTCGGCACCGGATGCGGCATCCAGGCGCTGCTCGTCGCGCGGCACGCCGGACGAGTGATCGCGACCGACATATCCGAGCGTGCACTCGCGTTCGGCGAGTTGAACGCGCTGCTGAACGGCGTCGCGAACATCGAGTTCCGGCTGGGCAGCATGTTCGAGCCGGTCGAGGGGGAGGCGTTCGACCTCATCGTGTCGAACCCGCCCTTCGTGATCACTCCGCGCGCGCAGGGCGTCCCGGAGTACGAGTACCGCGACGGCGGCCTCGTCGGCGACGCCCTCGTCGAGCGATTCCTGCGCACCGCACCCGCTCACCTCGCGCCCGGCGGCATCGCGCAGCTGCTCGGCAACTGGGAGTCCCGTGACCTCAGCGGGCTGGAGCGCGTGGATTCCTGGGTGCCGGACGACCTGGACGCCTGGGTCATCGAGCGCGAGTCGCTCTCGCCGCTCGCGTACGCCGAGCTCTGGATCCGCGACGGGGGAACCCTGCCGAGGGACGGCGGGTTCACCCCGCTGCTGTCCGCGTGGCTGGACGACTTCGCAGAGCGCGGGGTGACGGCGATCGGCTTCGGATACGTGCTGCTGCGGCGACCCGACTCGGTCCCTGAGCGTGTCGAAGGGCCGCTGCGCCGCTTCGAGAGCCTGTCCCAGCCGCTCGCCAACACCGGACGGGCGCTCGAGGCGGGCCTCGCGGCGCACGACCTGCTGCAGGAAGGGACGCCCGACCGGCTGGTCGTCGCATCGGACGTCACCGAGGCTCGGCACCTCATGCCCGGCGACGACGATCCGACCGTGATCGAGCTGCACCAGGGCGGCGGCTTCGGCCGAGTGGTGTCGGTGGATCCCGCGCTCGCCGGATTCGTCGGCGCCTGCGACGGCGAGCTCACGGTCGGGCAGATCGTCGCCGCGCTCGCGGACCTGTTCGACGTGCCGCTCGCCGATCTCTGGGCCGATCTCGAGCCCCGCATCCGTCGCCTGGTGCGCGACGGCTTCCTGCTGCCTTCCGGGGAGTAACCAGAGAACCTCCCGCGAAACGGCACGCCCGCGCCGAAACGTGGTGCTAATACCGCAGTCTCGGCGCGGGCTTGCTGTTTCGAGCGGGGAATAGCCCGCGGCATCCATGCGTTCGCATGCATCGTGAAGGCTTTCGGATTCCTCTCCTTCGGGCATTACGGCGATGTGCCCGGTTCGACGACGCGCACCGCGGGCGACATGCTCCGCCAGACCATCGAGCTCGCCGAGGGCGCCGACGAGATCGGCGTGAACGGCGCGTACGTGCGCGTGCACCACTGGGCGCGGCAGGCCGCCTCGCCCATGCCGCTGCTCACCGCGATGGCGGACCGCACCAAGCGCATCGAGGTGGGCACCGGCGTCATCGACATGCGCTACGAGAATCCGTTCCAGTTCGCGGAGGAGGCCGCGGCGCTCGACTTCATCGCCGACGGGCGGATCGCCCTCGGCGTGAGCCGCGGGTCACCCGAGACCGCGCTGCGCGGTTACGAGACCTTCGGCTACCACGACGGCGAGGATGCCGAGCGTGGCAGCGTCATGGCGCGGGAGAAGTTCGAGCTGTTCCTGCGTGCGATCGACGGTGAGCGCATCGCCCCCGGCGACCCGCGGATGGTCGGACCGGGCCAGTACCTGCACGTCGAGCCGCACTCGCCGACCCTGCGCGACCACATCTGGTGGGGCTCGGGCTCCCGGGCGACGGCGGAGAGCACCGGGCGCATGGGCCTGAACATGATGAGCTCGACGCTCGTGACCGAGGCGACCGGTCAGCCCTTCCACGAGCTGCAGCGCGAGCAGATCGACATCTTCCGCGCCGCCTACCGGGAAGCAGGGCACACCGGCAGCCCCCGCGTCTCGGTGAGCCGCAGCGTGTTCCCGCTCATCAACGACATGGACCGCGCGTACTTCGGCCTGCGCTCCGAGGAGAGCGACGACCAGATCGGAATCATCGATGGGCTGCGCTCGACGTTCGGCAAGACCTATGCCGCCGAGCCCGATGCGCTGATCGAGCAGCTGAAGCGCGACGAGGCCGTCATGGCCGCGGATACGCTCATGCTGACGATCCCGAACCAGCTCGGACCCGCGTACAACCTGCACGTGCTGCAGGCGTTCGCCGAGCACGTGGCCCCGGCGCTCGGCTGGAAGCCGAACACCGAGGGCCCCGTGCAGGGCGACGCCGTCGCCGGCAGCTGAGAGCGTTTCGTCTCGCTTCGCTCGCTCAACGACCGGAAGGTGGTCTCCCGGGTCGTTGAGCGAGGAGCGCAGCGACGAGCGCCGTGCTGAGCGAGCGCAGCGAGTCGAAGTGACGAAACGGCCTCAGCCGAACCGAAGACGTTTCGTCTCGCTTCGCTCGCTCAACGACCGGAAGGAGTGGCGCCCTTACGGCGTCGCAGCGCGACCAGGCCGAGGCCGAGCGCGAGCAGCACGGCGGCCGTGATCACATGCGGCATGCTGTCGGCGCCGGTCGTCGCCAGGGCGGATGCACCGGACCCGGAAGCATCCGGCTCATCCGACCCGTCGCCCGGAGCGGCGGGCGAACCGGCATCCGGATCGGTGCCGGGGCCGGGGGTCTCGGCGGCGGCGACCGTGATCGCCGCCGTCACCTCGGATCCGTCGGCGCGGATCGCGGCGAGCGTGTGCTCGCCGGCGGGGGTGGATGCCGGGATCGTGACGGAGGCCGTCACCGAGCCCTGCGCGTCGGCCGCGGCCGTGCCCACACGCACCGGCTCGGAGCGCAGCTCGAAGTCGAGCTCCTCTCCAGCAGTGAACCCGGTGCCCTCGATCTGCACCGTGCCTCCGGCACGCACCTCGGCCGCGTTCAGCGAGATCGCCGCAGGCTCCTTCTGCGCCGGCGGCGTCATGCCCGCTTCAGTGACCCACTTCTCGCCGTCGTCGTACTTGGTGACGGTGAACTCGTCGTACACGTCGCCGACGTTCTTGTCGGTGGTCGCGCCGGCGACCTTCTCGGCCAGGTACGAGCGGTAGACCAGCTGGTCCTTCGAGACGTCGATCACCTGGTAGGTGGTGACGTTCTGGCCGCGCAGCACCTGGGTGGCGCCGTTCAGGGTCCACACGTTCTTCTCGGCGGACTCGAGGTCGTAGTGCTTGGCGCCAGAGTTCGACACCATGTACACCGGGCCGGTGGTCAGGCCCGGTGTGTCCGTGGCATCCGTGTTCTTGAAGCCGCGGGCGTAGGTGTGGTCGTGGCCCATCATCACCAGGTCGATGTCGTGCTTCTGGAACACCGGCACCCACTCGTCACGCAGCACCGGCTCGTCGCGACCGGCCGAGGTCGAGTACACCGGCTGGTGGAAGGTGACGACGTTCCACTTCGACGGGCTGTCGCCCAGGATGTGGTCGAGCCAGGCCGCCTGGAAGCGGGTCCACAGCCGGGCGACGTCCTTCTGCGGGCACTCCGCGGCCGTGCACGCCGGCAGGTTGCCCGGGGTGAGGAAGGTCGTGTCGCGCGTCGCGTTCAGGGTGATGAAGCGCACGCCCTGATAGTCGGTGTAGTACGCGGTCTCCTTCGCGAACTCGCTCCAGTGCTCGAAGTAGGCGCGGTATTGGCGCGCCACGTCGGTGTCGCCCTGCGCGAGGTTCGCCAGCTCGCCGACGGTGCCGGTGGCCGGGTTGTTGTGCGGGTACTCGAGGTTCGCCTTCCAGGCGGTGAGCATCTTGTCGCCGGAGTACTCGTGGTTGCCCGGTGCGGCCATCACGTTGGTGGTCGTCGCGGCATCCTTCATGCCCGTGAACCAGTTGATCCACTCCGTCTCATTCGACGACGTGTTGATCAGGTCACCGGCGTGCACCGAGCCGATCGAGCGCGGCGCGTTCGCCTCGGCCTGCTTCACGACCGAGGGCCAGGTGCTGTCCAGGCCGATCTGCGCGTCGCCGTAGTACACGAACTGGAAGTCGGTCGCCTTCGGGTCGGCCGTACGGAACTCGTGCCACGGGCTCCAGCCGTTCTCCACGCCGACCCGGTACCGGTAGGCGGTGGCGGGGGAGAGGCCGTCGACGGTGGCCGAGAAGTGCTGCAGCGGGTTGCCGTTCACGACACCTGCGGAGTACCCGTCGACGGTGCGCACGTCTCCGCCGGACACCGGGGCGATCTGCACCTGTCCGGTGGTCTGCGACGGGTCGCCGGCCTGCCACGAGAACGACTGCGAGGTCTCGGGCGTCTCGGTCGGCGTGAGGATGACCCGCGACGGCGGCGCCGCGACCGGAGCGGTGCCGGCAGGGATCAGCGCGAGCTCGGCCATGTCGAAGTAGATGTCCGAGCTCGACGCGCGGTCCTGGTACAGCGCGACCGCGACGGTGTTCTCGCCGTCGCGCAGCACGTCGCCCTTCGCGGTGAAGGTGCTGGTGAGCGGATCGCCGTTGCTGTCACCGGCGTACTCGAGGTTGGTGGTCTCGGTGATGCGCCCGTCGACGTAGGACGCGACCTTCGTGCCGTTCACCCAGACCACGAGGGCGTCGTCGTAGGTCACCGACCCCTTCAGCGACGCGACCTGCTCGGCCACACCGGCATCCAGCGAGAACTCCGAGCGGAAGAAGTACGTCGGCACGGTGGTCTTCGTGTCGCCGATGTAATGGGTGAGCAGCGTGCGCGGCTGATGCGGTCCGACCTTGCCGAGGGCACCGTTCTTCGCGCCGAAGGAGCCCTGCGCGCTCTTCCAGGTGCTGTCGTCGTAGTCGGCCGTGGTCCAGACGCGCAGGTTCGCGTCGCCCCGTGCCGGGTCGGTGTTGTCGTCGAGGTAGCGCCAGCTGCTGTCGGTGGTGATCAGCGGCGCGGTCGGCACCTCGGGTGCGGACGCAGCGGATGCTGCCGAGGCGGCCACCGGTGCGACGAGCAGGCTGCCGAGAACGGTGACGAGCGCAGCGGCGGCAACGGATCTGCGGCGCCGCGCGACGGGTCGGATGTGCATGTCGATCCTTCGGTCGTAATGAGTGCGTGCCGGGGTGCACGCGCCCCTCCACCCAACTGATCCGTGATGGCCCGGAGGTGACCGGGAGAAGACTTCGGCGTGAACGCCTCGGCATCCGTCCTGCGGGGACGGGCGAGTCATCGGCCCCGGTACCCTGGAACCCATGCTCAACATGGCCGAGGGCCTGTCCCGACTCGGCGCGCTCGCCGCGCATCCGGTCGTCCGCACCCTCGCGACCTCGTTCGCCGACGCGGGCTTCGAACTCGCTGTCGTCGGGGGCCCGGTGCGCGACGCGCTCCTCGGCCGTCCGACGCACGACCTCGACTTCACGACGAACGCCAGACCCGACGACATCCTGCGGATCGTCACGCCGATCTCGACCGCCCAGTGGGACATCGGTCGCGCATTCGGCACGATCGGTGCGCGCGTGCAGGGCGAACAGGTCGAGATCACCACCTACCGCGCCGACGCCTACGACGGCACCACGCGCAAGCCCGTCGTCGAGTTCGGCGACGACATCGCCGGCGACCTGCTTCGTCGCGACTTCACCGTCAACGCGATGGCGCTCCGCGTGCCGGAGGTGAAGCTGATCGATCCGACATCCGGCGTCGAGGACCTCGTCGCCGGCGCCCTGCGCACCCCGATCGATCCTGCGGTCAGTTTCGGCGACGACCCGCTGCGGATGCTGCGCGCTGCGCGCTTCAGCGCCCAGCTCGAGTTCGGCATCGAGCACGACACCCTCGCGGCGATCGAGGAGTTGCGCGGCACCCTCGGGATCGTCAGCCCGGAGCGCATCCAGGGAGAGCTGATCCGGCTGCTGCAGACCGACGATCCCGTGCGCGGCATCCGGGTGCTGGTCGACACCGGACTCATCGAACTGTTCCTGCCCGAGGTGCCCGCGCTGCGCCTCGAGGTCGATGAGCACCATCACCACAAGGACGTCTACGAGCACTCTCTCACCGTGCTGCGCCAGGCGATCGCGCTGGAGAAGCAGCGTCACCCCGGCGCGGCGCCCGACGTGCCGCTGCGCATCGCCGCTCTGCTGCACGACATCGGCAAGCCCCGCACCCGCCGGCTCGAGCCCGGCGGCGGCGTGACCTTCCACCACCATGACGCGGTCGGCTCGCGCATGGCGCGCAAGCGCCTGCAGGCACTGCGCTTCGACGGCGACACGACCGACGCCGTCGCGAAGCTCATCGAGCTGCACCTGCGCTTCTTCGGCTACGCCGAGGGCGCCTGGACCGACAGCGCCGTGCGCCGCTATGTGCGGGATGCCGGCGATCTGCTCGAGCGGCTGCACATCCTCACCCGCGCCGACGTGACCACCCGCAACAAGCGCAAGGCCGCCCGGCTCGCGGGCGCGTACGACGACATCGAGAGGCGCATCGACCTGCTGCGCGAGCAGGAGGAGCTCGACAGCATCCGTCCCGAGCTCGACGGCAATCAGATCCAGCAGATCCTCGGCATCCCGCCCGGGCGGGAGGTCGGTGAGGCGTACCGCTTCCTGCTCGACCTGCGGCTCGACGAGGGGGTCGTCGGCCCCGATGCCGCGGAGCAGCGCCTGCGGGAGTGGTGGGCAGCGCGGGGCTGAATCGTGTCGGTCTCGTCACGATACCTACCGATCGGTTGGGTATCTCGGCGACCGTGATTCAGTGTGAACCCGAACCCGCGCACGTCGACGTGCGCGGGCACCCGAACACCACAGGGGCAGGAGCATGTCAAT
It encodes:
- the trxB gene encoding thioredoxin-disulfide reductase encodes the protein MRQVIIIGSGPAGFTAAIYAARANLEPLLIASSVEVGGELMNTTEVENFPGFPEGIQGPELMAKLQAQAEKFGTEVLYDDVVALELDGPVKKVVLGSGAEHEASSVIYATGSAYRKLGIEGEERLSGHGVSWCATCDGFFFRERTIAVVGGGDSAMEEATFLTRFASKVYVIHRKDTLRASKIMQERAFANEKIEFVWNSEVEEILGDLETTGVRLRSTVDGTVSELPLDGLFIAIGNDPRTHLVHGKLDLTSEGTIWVDGRSSRTSQRGVFAAGDVIDPTYRQAITAAGTGTVAALDAEHFLADLADGAPVAEPVAV
- the murJ gene encoding murein biosynthesis integral membrane protein MurJ, which gives rise to MSSLGRASAILGAGTLISRVTGLVRTIVLVGVIGSNASAAADAFAVANQLPNSVFNLISVGVLTAVIVPQIVRASTQSDGGNAFISKLFTLGTVVLVGATGVAMLAAPWLVSLQVRADNVEQLALATAFAYWCLPQILFYGLYALVGETLNARRIFGPFTWAPVANNIVSIAGFLAVGAVFGENLVNLSDWTPDMVAWLGGTATAGIAVQAAILLLFWRKTGLALRVDFRWRGVGLGNVGRVASWTLLMALSSMAAGFYQNWVANEASGEGAAVTVMNNAWLIFMLPYSIIVHSIGTPYFTQLSEHAHAGRDEEVRADISRSIRTLGFFLTGALAAVVAAAVPASRVFTNSSSDAVDAAVVLVCYLVGLLPLAVLFIVQRTFYAYGDTRTPFFFTLLQCVLIALTATVAWWMSASGVLPITLLAAAVAVGQSLAGTAQTIVATVLLRRRLGTLGTGRWMAALGRFLLAAVPAAAAGWGVFLLLGGAGGWTTADKILGVIGSGIIAVVVVIVYVAGLALLRAPELQVAGGIVKRFLPGR
- a CDS encoding DUF7059 domain-containing protein; its protein translation is MTAVHLAPRPDPQLARALAADLDAADFRSDPLRLLWGSEADDALARGLREPILRALGDTDTPLATLGRLFVLGMPQPAVAVERALPRLGLSGLASLVLAVVDFDEVRPKALLRPQPFVDTDGVGEWWIASDLDEVALGSALPADHVLGVGGASRTLAELVIPAQVERALDLGTGCGIQALLVARHAGRVIATDISERALAFGELNALLNGVANIEFRLGSMFEPVEGEAFDLIVSNPPFVITPRAQGVPEYEYRDGGLVGDALVERFLRTAPAHLAPGGIAQLLGNWESRDLSGLERVDSWVPDDLDAWVIERESLSPLAYAELWIRDGGTLPRDGGFTPLLSAWLDDFAERGVTAIGFGYVLLRRPDSVPERVEGPLRRFESLSQPLANTGRALEAGLAAHDLLQEGTPDRLVVASDVTEARHLMPGDDDPTVIELHQGGGFGRVVSVDPALAGFVGACDGELTVGQIVAALADLFDVPLADLWADLEPRIRRLVRDGFLLPSGE
- a CDS encoding LLM class flavin-dependent oxidoreductase, which codes for MKAFGFLSFGHYGDVPGSTTRTAGDMLRQTIELAEGADEIGVNGAYVRVHHWARQAASPMPLLTAMADRTKRIEVGTGVIDMRYENPFQFAEEAAALDFIADGRIALGVSRGSPETALRGYETFGYHDGEDAERGSVMAREKFELFLRAIDGERIAPGDPRMVGPGQYLHVEPHSPTLRDHIWWGSGSRATAESTGRMGLNMMSSTLVTEATGQPFHELQREQIDIFRAAYREAGHTGSPRVSVSRSVFPLINDMDRAYFGLRSEESDDQIGIIDGLRSTFGKTYAAEPDALIEQLKRDEAVMAADTLMLTIPNQLGPAYNLHVLQAFAEHVAPALGWKPNTEGPVQGDAVAGS
- a CDS encoding purple acid phosphatase family protein gives rise to the protein MHIRPVARRRRSVAAAALVTVLGSLLVAPVAASAASAASAPEVPTAPLITTDSSWRYLDDNTDPARGDANLRVWTTADYDDSTWKSAQGSFGAKNGALGKVGPHQPRTLLTHYIGDTKTTVPTYFFRSEFSLDAGVAEQVASLKGSVTYDDALVVWVNGTKVASYVDGRITETTNLEYAGDSNGDPLTSTFTAKGDVLRDGENTVAVALYQDRASSSDIYFDMAELALIPAGTAPVAAPPSRVILTPTETPETSQSFSWQAGDPSQTTGQVQIAPVSGGDVRTVDGYSAGVVNGNPLQHFSATVDGLSPATAYRYRVGVENGWSPWHEFRTADPKATDFQFVYYGDAQIGLDSTWPSVVKQAEANAPRSIGSVHAGDLINTSSNETEWINWFTGMKDAATTTNVMAAPGNHEYSGDKMLTAWKANLEYPHNNPATGTVGELANLAQGDTDVARQYRAYFEHWSEFAKETAYYTDYQGVRFITLNATRDTTFLTPGNLPACTAAECPQKDVARLWTRFQAAWLDHILGDSPSKWNVVTFHQPVYSTSAGRDEPVLRDEWVPVFQKHDIDLVMMGHDHTYARGFKNTDATDTPGLTTGPVYMVSNSGAKHYDLESAEKNVWTLNGATQVLRGQNVTTYQVIDVSKDQLVYRSYLAEKVAGATTDKNVGDVYDEFTVTKYDDGEKWVTEAGMTPPAQKEPAAISLNAAEVRAGGTVQIEGTGFTAGEELDFELRSEPVRVGTAAADAQGSVTASVTIPASTPAGEHTLAAIRADGSEVTAAITVAAAETPGPGTDPDAGSPAAPGDGSDEPDASGSGASALATTGADSMPHVITAAVLLALGLGLVALRRRKGATPSGR
- a CDS encoding CCA tRNA nucleotidyltransferase; its protein translation is MLNMAEGLSRLGALAAHPVVRTLATSFADAGFELAVVGGPVRDALLGRPTHDLDFTTNARPDDILRIVTPISTAQWDIGRAFGTIGARVQGEQVEITTYRADAYDGTTRKPVVEFGDDIAGDLLRRDFTVNAMALRVPEVKLIDPTSGVEDLVAGALRTPIDPAVSFGDDPLRMLRAARFSAQLEFGIEHDTLAAIEELRGTLGIVSPERIQGELIRLLQTDDPVRGIRVLVDTGLIELFLPEVPALRLEVDEHHHHKDVYEHSLTVLRQAIALEKQRHPGAAPDVPLRIAALLHDIGKPRTRRLEPGGGVTFHHHDAVGSRMARKRLQALRFDGDTTDAVAKLIELHLRFFGYAEGAWTDSAVRRYVRDAGDLLERLHILTRADVTTRNKRKAARLAGAYDDIERRIDLLREQEELDSIRPELDGNQIQQILGIPPGREVGEAYRFLLDLRLDEGVVGPDAAEQRLREWWAARG